A genomic window from Terriglobia bacterium includes:
- a CDS encoding ZIP family metal transporter — protein sequence MLHSETVRIALAAGLGLVAAGGNILGGYFVVRRDWPRQFLHYFLALGAGYMLAVAFLEIIPEAVHLGGENALLFVLAGYFLVHLFEHILAPHFHFGEETHAEEIRHHHASTTALLGLVIHTFFDGVAIAAGFLVSTWLGVVIFVAVFLHKLPEGFTVASVVLASGQGRRQALYAAGFLGAATLAGVLLTTLLQAQLQYALPLSGGVTVYVAATDLLPEVNREPGWRTALLVFLGVASLLALKHLAHF from the coding sequence ATGCTGCACTCCGAAACAGTCCGCATTGCGCTGGCCGCCGGCCTCGGCCTGGTGGCCGCCGGCGGCAATATCCTCGGCGGCTATTTCGTGGTGCGGCGGGACTGGCCGCGCCAGTTTCTCCACTATTTTCTGGCCCTCGGCGCCGGCTACATGCTGGCCGTGGCCTTCCTGGAGATCATTCCCGAGGCGGTGCACCTGGGCGGAGAGAACGCGCTGCTATTTGTCCTCGCCGGCTACTTCCTGGTGCACCTGTTCGAACACATCCTTGCGCCGCATTTTCACTTCGGCGAAGAAACGCACGCCGAGGAGATCCGCCACCACCATGCCAGCACGACGGCGCTGCTGGGTCTGGTGATCCACACGTTTTTCGACGGCGTGGCCATCGCCGCGGGCTTTCTCGTCTCCACCTGGCTGGGCGTGGTCATCTTCGTCGCCGTCTTCCTGCACAAACTCCCCGAAGGCTTTACCGTGGCCTCCGTGGTCCTGGCCAGCGGGCAAGGCCGGCGGCAGGCCCTTTATGCAGCGGGGTTTCTGGGAGCCGCGACGCTCGCCGGAGTCCTGCTCACCACCCTGCTGCAGGCGCAACTCCAGTACGCTCTGCCACTTTCCGGCGGCGTGACGGTTTATGTAGCGGCCACCGACCTGCTCCCCGAGGTCAACCGCGAGCCCGGCTGGCGTACCGCCCTGCTGGTCTTTCTGGGCGTCGCCAGCCTGCTGGCGCTGAAGCATTTAGCGCATTTCTAA
- a CDS encoding sigma-70 family RNA polymerase sigma factor, with product MEVMARTDVQLMQDVKSGDEQSFALLLHRYRSPLVNFLHRMVRNREQAEDLAQEVFIRVYRAREDYEPSAKFTTWLFRIATNLALNSIRDNHHRQMEISIDQPLAADAEDGDERRLDVADGHLDIEQHLVEQARQAMIRRAIAKLPEKQRAAVLLHKYQELDYREIARILECSESALKSLLFRAYETLRIELAPLVGQPPKQQG from the coding sequence ATGGAGGTCATGGCCAGAACCGACGTCCAGTTGATGCAGGACGTAAAGTCGGGCGACGAGCAGTCCTTCGCCCTGCTCCTGCACCGCTATCGGAGTCCGCTGGTCAACTTCCTTCACCGGATGGTGCGCAATCGCGAGCAGGCCGAGGACCTCGCGCAGGAAGTTTTCATCCGCGTTTACCGCGCGCGCGAAGACTACGAACCCAGCGCGAAGTTCACCACCTGGCTTTTCCGCATCGCCACCAATCTGGCGCTGAATTCCATCCGCGACAATCACCACCGGCAGATGGAAATATCCATCGATCAGCCGCTGGCGGCGGATGCCGAGGACGGCGATGAGCGCCGCCTGGACGTGGCCGACGGCCACCTGGACATCGAGCAGCATTTGGTCGAGCAGGCCCGGCAGGCCATGATCCGCCGCGCCATCGCCAAGCTGCCGGAAAAGCAGCGCGCGGCCGTGCTCCTGCACAAGTATCAGGAGCTGGACTACCGCGAAATCGCCCGGATTCTGGAATGCTCGGAAAGCGCGCTGAAATCGCTGCTCTTCCGGGCCTATGAAACGCTGCGCATCGAGCTGGCTCCCCTGGTGGGCCAGCCGCCAAAGCAGCAGGGATAA
- a CDS encoding MoxR family ATPase, which produces MPIAAAQIVSQLQRSLSRAIYGKEEAIQLALVALLARGHLLIEDVPGVGKTTLAQALARSFHCTFQRIQFTSDLLPSDVLGVSVYNPENREFEFRPGPIFANVILADEINRTTPRTQSALLEAMNEAQVTVDGRTHPLPLPFLVVATQNPVEHHGTYPLPESQLDRFLMRIRMGYPSVETEKEILRKRSSQTSDDPLKDLEPLATAQDVLAMQEAVSRVRVENSLLDYAMAIVTRTRQAPELALGVSPRGTLMLQRAAQARAYLDGRDFCLPDDFKQLFVPVLAHRVIANIKSAGPAAGAKKTDWVEAFLREIVESARVPL; this is translated from the coding sequence ATGCCCATCGCCGCCGCCCAGATCGTCTCGCAATTGCAGCGCAGCCTTTCCCGCGCCATCTACGGGAAAGAAGAGGCCATTCAGCTGGCGCTGGTGGCCTTGCTGGCCCGCGGGCACCTGCTGATCGAAGACGTGCCGGGCGTGGGCAAGACGACGCTGGCGCAGGCCCTGGCGCGCTCCTTCCACTGCACCTTCCAGCGCATCCAGTTCACCTCCGACCTGCTGCCGAGCGACGTGCTGGGCGTGAGCGTCTACAACCCCGAAAACCGCGAATTCGAATTCCGCCCCGGGCCGATCTTCGCCAACGTCATCCTGGCCGACGAGATCAACCGCACCACGCCGCGCACGCAATCGGCGCTGCTGGAGGCCATGAACGAGGCCCAGGTGACCGTGGACGGGCGGACGCACCCGCTGCCGCTGCCTTTCCTGGTGGTGGCCACGCAGAACCCGGTGGAGCACCACGGCACCTACCCGCTGCCGGAATCGCAGCTGGACCGCTTCCTGATGCGCATCCGCATGGGCTACCCCTCCGTGGAGACCGAGAAAGAGATTCTGCGCAAGCGCTCCAGCCAGACGAGCGACGATCCGCTGAAGGATCTGGAGCCCCTGGCCACCGCACAGGACGTGCTGGCGATGCAGGAGGCGGTCTCGCGCGTGCGCGTGGAGAACAGCCTGCTGGATTACGCCATGGCCATCGTCACGCGGACGCGGCAGGCGCCGGAACTGGCGCTGGGGGTGAGCCCGCGCGGGACGCTGATGCTGCAGCGCGCGGCGCAGGCCCGCGCGTATCTGGACGGGCGCGACTTCTGCCTGCCCGACGATTTCAAGCAGCTCTTCGTGCCGGTGCTCGCCCACCGCGTGATCGCCAACATCAAGAGCGCCGGGCCCGCCGCCGGGGCCAAGAAGACCGACTGGGTCGAGGCGTTTCTCCGCGAAATCGTCGAATCTGCACGCGTACCCCTGTGA
- a CDS encoding DNA-3-methyladenine glycosylase 2 family protein, with the protein MTTERRLPPFDLRLAMDRLAAKDQRLARLMQSTEEFRTETDGTESPYAALLEAVTYQSISGKAAETIFNRVKALGAGRSAPSPVEMLKLPTRALRKAGLSGAKVRAMKDLARKTLSGVVPSRAEAEALSDEELVARLISVRGVGAWTVEMFLIFRLGRPDVLPIHDLGVQKGYALTYGKRYIPKPKELLAFGERWRPYRTVASWYMWRAVQRDSRKARKIGRAPAKKKNKRRKASRRQRTASRVSR; encoded by the coding sequence GTGACGACCGAAAGACGATTGCCGCCTTTTGACCTGCGCCTGGCCATGGACAGACTGGCCGCCAAGGACCAGCGGCTGGCGCGGCTGATGCAGAGTACCGAGGAGTTCCGGACGGAAACCGACGGGACGGAGAGCCCTTATGCGGCGCTGCTCGAAGCTGTCACGTATCAGTCCATCTCCGGCAAGGCCGCGGAGACGATCTTCAACCGCGTGAAGGCTCTGGGCGCGGGCAGGAGCGCGCCGTCACCGGTAGAGATGCTGAAGCTGCCCACGCGGGCGCTGCGCAAGGCGGGGCTCTCGGGGGCCAAGGTGCGGGCCATGAAGGACCTCGCGCGGAAGACGCTCTCGGGCGTGGTTCCTTCTCGCGCCGAGGCGGAGGCGCTTTCGGACGAGGAGCTGGTCGCGCGGCTGATCTCCGTGCGCGGGGTGGGCGCGTGGACCGTGGAGATGTTCCTGATCTTCCGGCTGGGCCGGCCGGACGTGCTGCCGATTCACGATTTGGGCGTACAGAAGGGCTACGCGCTGACCTACGGCAAACGTTACATACCCAAGCCGAAGGAGCTGCTGGCGTTCGGCGAGCGCTGGCGGCCGTATCGCACGGTCGCGAGCTGGTACATGTGGCGCGCGGTGCAGCGGGACAGCCGCAAAGCCCGCAAGATCGGGCGCGCCCCGGCGAAAAAGAAGAACAAGAGAAGGAAGGCCAGCCGGCGTCAGCGAACGGCTTCGCGGGTGAGCAGGTAG
- a CDS encoding DUF58 domain-containing protein: MNRTATLAKLWVRMDSPGVRAFFLAMAALTVALLLALYSGAAAEMGHVALAGISALSSLVLAGWVAVTLVPVLARRTPLRWVAYKMEYKLTREGWIYIGGVFAVALAAMNTGNNLLFLILASLIAAILMSGILSTITLSGVAIRLELPEEIFAGAPVRASVELQNEKLTLPSFSLRLEGVAAKGAARAAVLETPVYFPYVPRQGRVQQWVPLLFPRRGVYRQEAFKIVTRFPFGFLQKARPVDLRTEALVYPSVEATADFRAVLPALQGSIESLKKGRGQDLHALRDYLPTDSARHVHWKASARTGTLLVREFNREDDRRVLLVFDPALPAELPDAAEMFERAVALCASIAWHFYETNALLRFRTLGAETPLAPAAEIISDVLRLLALSEPLRQEGGAQLLQSLSGDPELAKIVLTSQSPGTIPEDLWNSAYFIFLPEL; this comes from the coding sequence GTGAACCGCACGGCCACGCTGGCGAAGCTCTGGGTAAGAATGGACAGCCCGGGCGTCCGCGCGTTTTTCCTGGCCATGGCCGCGCTGACCGTGGCCTTGCTTCTCGCTCTCTATTCCGGCGCCGCTGCGGAGATGGGCCACGTCGCCCTGGCCGGAATTTCCGCGCTCTCCTCGCTGGTGCTGGCGGGCTGGGTGGCGGTGACGCTGGTGCCGGTGCTGGCGCGGCGCACGCCGCTGCGCTGGGTCGCCTACAAAATGGAGTACAAGCTGACCCGCGAGGGCTGGATCTACATCGGCGGAGTGTTTGCCGTGGCCCTGGCGGCGATGAATACCGGCAATAACCTGCTCTTTCTGATTCTGGCCAGCCTGATCGCCGCCATTCTCATGTCCGGCATTCTCTCCACCATCACGCTTTCGGGCGTGGCCATTCGCCTGGAGCTGCCGGAGGAGATTTTCGCGGGCGCGCCGGTGCGTGCCAGCGTCGAGCTGCAGAACGAGAAGCTGACGCTGCCGTCGTTCTCGTTGCGCCTGGAGGGCGTGGCAGCGAAGGGAGCGGCGCGCGCGGCGGTGCTGGAGACCCCGGTCTATTTCCCGTACGTGCCGCGGCAGGGGCGGGTGCAGCAGTGGGTGCCCCTGCTGTTTCCGCGGCGCGGAGTGTATCGCCAGGAGGCCTTCAAGATCGTCACGCGCTTCCCCTTCGGGTTTCTGCAGAAGGCGCGCCCCGTGGACCTGCGCACGGAAGCGCTGGTTTATCCGTCGGTGGAAGCCACGGCGGATTTTCGCGCGGTGCTGCCCGCGCTGCAGGGCTCGATCGAAAGCCTGAAGAAGGGCCGCGGCCAGGACCTGCACGCCCTGCGCGACTACCTGCCCACGGACAGCGCCCGGCACGTGCACTGGAAGGCTTCGGCGCGCACCGGCACCCTGCTGGTGCGCGAGTTCAACCGCGAAGACGACCGCCGCGTGCTGCTGGTCTTCGACCCGGCGCTGCCCGCGGAGTTGCCGGACGCCGCGGAGATGTTCGAGCGCGCCGTGGCCCTCTGCGCCAGCATCGCCTGGCACTTCTACGAAACCAACGCCCTGCTGCGCTTCCGCACCCTCGGCGCGGAAACGCCCCTGGCTCCCGCCGCGGAGATTATCTCCGACGTGCTGCGCCTGCTCGCCCTCAGCGAGCCGCTGCGCCAGGAGGGCGGAGCGCAGCTGCTGCAATCGCTCAGCGGCGATCCCGAGCTTGCCAAGATCGTGCTGACCAGCCAGTCGCCCGGCACGATCCCCGAAGATCTGTGGAATTCCGCGTACTTCATCTTCCTGCCCGAACTGTAG
- the ychF gene encoding redox-regulated ATPase YchF: MQTGIIGLPQVGKTTLFRILTKAHVEGKAGAQATHVGVAKVPEPRLLELAKLYNPKKITYATVQYVDVGGMQKDRAKDSGVLAPLRDVDTIAHVLRVFDDPSVPHSAGSIDPLRDATNLELELILADHDQIIRRLERLDKDLKKKRDPVLEGEKAVLERCKAHLESEKPLRELEITPEEKKFISGFLFLSQRPMLFVLNLGDEEAAELSTAVERHKLGALQGRPNTAVVAICGRLEAELAEMDEKEAAELLASYGLKEPGLNRLIRATYDLMGLISFFTAGEPEVRAWTIRKGSTASKAAGEIHSDIEKGFIRAEVVRWNDLLEAGSLAAAREKAKVRLEGRDYIVQEGDVILFRHSG; this comes from the coding sequence ATGCAAACAGGCATTATTGGACTACCCCAGGTCGGCAAGACCACGCTCTTCCGCATCCTCACCAAGGCGCACGTCGAAGGCAAAGCCGGCGCCCAGGCGACCCACGTGGGCGTGGCCAAGGTGCCGGAGCCGCGCCTGCTCGAGCTGGCCAAGCTCTATAACCCCAAGAAGATCACTTATGCCACGGTGCAGTACGTGGACGTCGGCGGCATGCAGAAGGACCGCGCCAAAGATTCCGGGGTGCTCGCGCCGCTGCGCGACGTGGACACCATCGCCCACGTTCTCCGCGTCTTCGACGATCCCTCCGTGCCGCATTCCGCCGGGAGCATTGACCCGCTGCGCGACGCCACCAACCTCGAGCTGGAGCTGATCCTCGCCGACCACGACCAGATCATCCGCCGCCTGGAGCGCCTGGACAAAGACCTCAAGAAGAAGCGCGACCCGGTCCTGGAGGGTGAGAAGGCAGTGCTCGAGCGCTGCAAGGCGCACCTCGAATCGGAAAAGCCCCTGCGCGAGCTGGAGATCACTCCGGAAGAGAAGAAGTTCATCAGCGGCTTCCTCTTCCTCTCCCAGCGCCCCATGCTCTTTGTGCTGAATCTCGGCGACGAAGAAGCCGCCGAGCTCTCCACCGCCGTCGAGCGCCACAAGCTCGGCGCGCTGCAGGGCCGGCCGAACACCGCGGTCGTGGCCATCTGCGGCCGCCTGGAAGCCGAGCTCGCCGAAATGGACGAGAAGGAAGCGGCCGAGCTGCTGGCCTCCTACGGCTTGAAAGAACCGGGCCTCAACCGCTTGATCCGCGCCACCTACGACTTGATGGGCCTGATCTCCTTCTTCACCGCCGGCGAGCCGGAAGTCCGCGCCTGGACCATCCGCAAGGGCTCCACGGCGTCCAAAGCCGCGGGCGAGATTCACAGCGACATCGAAAAAGGCTTCATCCGCGCGGAAGTCGTGCGCTGGAACGACCTGCTGGAGGCCGGCAGCCTCGCCGCCGCCCGCGAAAAGGCCAAGGTCCGCCTCGAAGGGCGCGATTACATCGTGCAGGAAGGCGACGTCATTCTCTTCCGCCACAGCGGCTGA
- a CDS encoding DUF4149 domain-containing protein, with translation MSTVLRSLEFLSLSLWLGGDIFLSFVVAPGAFAVLPGRDLAGSMVGYALGRLHILGIVCGIVFFAARLARTRSFANFAAPVALAVVLMLALTVASQYGVTSRLARLRSEMGSVQNTAADNPLRREFDRLHRLSVQLESGVLLGGLAALYLLTREAVR, from the coding sequence ATGTCAACGGTCCTCCGTAGCCTCGAGTTTCTATCCCTGAGCCTGTGGCTCGGCGGCGACATTTTCCTCAGCTTTGTCGTCGCGCCCGGGGCGTTTGCGGTGCTGCCGGGGCGCGATCTCGCCGGCTCGATGGTCGGCTACGCCCTGGGCCGCCTGCACATTCTCGGCATCGTCTGCGGCATAGTCTTCTTCGCCGCGCGGCTGGCCCGCACGCGCTCCTTCGCCAACTTCGCCGCGCCCGTGGCCCTGGCCGTGGTGCTCATGCTCGCGCTCACTGTGGCCTCGCAGTACGGCGTCACCTCGCGCCTTGCCCGCTTGCGCTCGGAGATGGGCTCCGTGCAGAACACTGCCGCCGATAATCCCCTGCGCCGCGAATTCGACCGTCTGCACCGCCTCTCCGTCCAGCTCGAATCCGGCGTCCTCCTCGGCGGCCTCGCCGCCCTCTACCTGCTCACCCGCGAAGCCGTTCGCTGA
- a CDS encoding zf-HC2 domain-containing protein, producing MNCARMESRILPYLDGRLKEGERAEAEKHLTACAVCRLRVNEFRSLSGLLDELPKIEPSAGFDLRMQARIAAEPPRQSWWAWLAPSPRVAFAASLLLLATVWVASRPAEQGLNMAAPDTEVRMMKDLPVLEDYDVLANFEPLPDLPPPVDAENQ from the coding sequence ATGAACTGTGCGCGAATGGAAAGCCGGATCCTGCCGTACCTCGACGGCCGCCTGAAGGAAGGCGAGCGGGCCGAGGCGGAGAAGCACCTCACGGCGTGCGCCGTCTGCCGTCTGCGCGTCAACGAATTCCGCTCCCTCTCCGGGCTGCTCGACGAGCTGCCGAAGATCGAGCCGTCCGCGGGTTTCGATCTGCGGATGCAGGCGCGCATCGCCGCCGAGCCCCCGCGCCAGAGCTGGTGGGCCTGGCTCGCCCCTTCGCCGCGCGTGGCCTTTGCCGCTTCACTGCTTCTGCTGGCTACCGTCTGGGTCGCCTCGCGGCCCGCCGAGCAGGGACTCAACATGGCCGCGCCCGACACCGAAGTGCGCATGATGAAGGACCTGCCGGTGCTGGAAGATTACGACGTGCTCGCCAACTTCGAGCCGCTCCCGGATCTTCCGCCACCCGTGGATGCGGAGAACCAGTAA